From a region of the Neisseria subflava genome:
- a CDS encoding metallophosphoesterase: MFGKMFFVSVILLQVFTFGLGRSLQWLFAPWIGKVGRRWLMGISYFITNGLLVGLLLELGHMMFRVVAFWMVILLFVMYAALVTFILYLLLRRFVARQPLSRSLRLFAPLFVAGLLGLGMYNAYTPVVRHQTVFINKKMDKLLRIGVASDLHLGILFGARQLDKLTDIMKQEQVDMVLLPGDLMDDTVDAYLKENMKPHLQKLAAPMGVYATLGNHDWFRDQKRIKYELEAAGLTVLANQVLEVNGVLLVGRSDDLDRKRPSVEQLLEGQNTQLPVLLMDHRPTSIETHARLPIDVQVSGHVHNGQVAPANLIVRTLYRLAYGYEAIGNGHFFTTSGYGFWGIPLRLGSQSEVWVIDIKSKH; encoded by the coding sequence ATGTTTGGCAAGATGTTTTTTGTGAGCGTCATTCTGTTGCAAGTGTTTACATTCGGGCTTGGGCGTTCGCTGCAATGGCTGTTTGCGCCTTGGATTGGCAAAGTCGGCAGGCGTTGGCTGATGGGTATTTCCTATTTCATTACAAACGGCTTGTTGGTCGGCTTGCTGCTGGAGTTGGGGCATATGATGTTCCGCGTGGTGGCGTTTTGGATGGTAATCTTGCTGTTTGTGATGTATGCCGCGTTGGTGACATTTATCCTGTATCTTTTGCTGCGCCGTTTTGTGGCACGCCAACCGCTTTCTCGAAGCCTGCGGCTGTTTGCGCCTTTGTTTGTGGCCGGTTTGCTCGGTTTGGGGATGTATAACGCCTATACGCCCGTGGTCCGCCATCAAACCGTATTCATCAATAAGAAAATGGATAAGCTGCTGCGTATCGGCGTGGCCAGTGATTTGCATTTGGGGATTTTGTTCGGCGCACGTCAATTGGACAAGCTGACGGACATTATGAAGCAGGAACAAGTCGATATGGTGTTGCTGCCGGGCGATTTGATGGACGATACCGTCGATGCGTACTTGAAAGAAAACATGAAACCGCATTTGCAGAAGCTGGCTGCGCCGATGGGCGTTTATGCCACTTTGGGCAATCATGACTGGTTCCGCGATCAGAAGCGTATCAAGTATGAATTGGAAGCGGCAGGTTTGACGGTTTTGGCCAATCAGGTTTTGGAAGTGAATGGTGTGTTGCTGGTAGGGCGGAGCGATGATTTGGATCGCAAGCGTCCTAGTGTGGAGCAGCTTTTGGAAGGTCAAAATACCCAATTACCGGTTTTATTGATGGATCACCGTCCTACTTCAATCGAAACCCATGCCCGGCTGCCGATAGATGTGCAGGTTTCCGGCCATGTCCACAACGGCCAAGTTGCCCCTGCCAACCTTATTGTCCGTACGCTTTATCGTCTTGCTTACGGTTATGAGGCGATCGGCAACGGCCATTTCTTCACCACTTCGGGCTACGGCTTCTGGGGCATTCCCCTTCGTTTGGGTTCGCAATCAGAAGTGTGGGTTATCGACATCAAGTCAAAGCATTGA
- a CDS encoding Dyp-type peroxidase, with product MSQPQSAIIPDHAQAGIFIEADISDGRNEDIKSACRLSLESLAKLKTRFPNDILGLTIAFGSRAWQSFGHTDEGSEIKPFPELGNGLAPSTQHDLYIHIQATEQKAAYALAQSVLSAFGDSIRVATEEHGLRLYEDRGLDGFVDGTENPQGDDNVRNVAIIPEGKPDAGGSYVLLQKYLHDLKKWDAVPTAEQEASVGRSKETNDEFSEDVRLPDSHLGRVNVKENGVGLKIVRRSLPFGKLSGEHGLMFTSYCNTLHNIEVQLLNMFGDADGKTDLLLKYLSKAVSGAYYYAPSVERLQNL from the coding sequence ATGAGCCAACCTCAATCAGCTATTATTCCTGATCACGCACAAGCCGGTATTTTTATCGAAGCAGACATTTCAGACGGCCGCAACGAAGACATCAAATCTGCCTGCCGCCTTTCTTTGGAATCCTTGGCCAAACTGAAAACCCGTTTTCCGAATGATATTTTGGGTTTGACCATTGCCTTCGGCAGCCGCGCATGGCAATCGTTCGGCCATACTGACGAAGGCAGCGAAATCAAACCTTTCCCAGAATTGGGCAACGGCCTCGCCCCTTCCACCCAACACGATCTCTATATCCACATTCAAGCCACCGAGCAAAAAGCCGCCTATGCCTTGGCACAATCCGTATTAAGCGCATTCGGCGACAGCATCCGCGTAGCCACTGAAGAACACGGTCTGCGCCTGTATGAAGACCGCGGCTTGGATGGTTTTGTCGATGGTACGGAAAATCCGCAGGGCGATGACAATGTGCGCAATGTCGCCATTATTCCCGAAGGCAAGCCCGATGCTGGCGGCAGCTATGTTTTGCTGCAAAAATACCTGCACGATTTGAAAAAATGGGATGCCGTTCCTACTGCCGAACAAGAAGCCAGCGTGGGCCGCAGCAAAGAAACCAATGATGAATTCAGCGAAGATGTACGCCTGCCCGACTCCCATCTCGGCCGCGTCAATGTCAAAGAAAACGGCGTTGGCTTGAAAATTGTCCGCCGTAGCCTACCCTTCGGCAAACTCAGCGGCGAACATGGTTTGATGTTCACTTCCTATTGCAACACGCTGCACAATATTGAAGTTCAACTGCTCAATATGTTCGGCGATGCAGACGGCAAAACCGACTTACTGCTGAAATATTTGTCTAAAGCCGTATCAGGTGCTTACTACTACGCGCCTTCTGTCGAGCGTTTGCAAAATCTTTAA
- a CDS encoding ShlB/FhaC/HecB family hemolysin secretion/activation protein translates to MYKSRLLPLPVLILSALNAYAANTPNPLDQIDKNVPNQFDKDFRDNLDQIHSVEIQKREQSAWDLQKKQDNDAVKQERPSENNTECLDYTGIELSGITLIDSKKIEAKLPKCVNQNSINQLNRDIVAEYIAQGYPHTQIKFETTPERVLKLAVIEGKIREITGGSRTVNVDTLFPNHQGKPLNIQYLDQGIEQANHVVGNNVSIDVYPHDDGTASIQLNNDAEKHWGGSITIDNKGSKPNTTTLRGSLNIGSPLGLSDSLYLNGYTNLNNHDSHYSRGGSLFYQVPYGAWTFSTYAAASQSQSILTPSVTRYAYRSQSKAAGIKADRVFSRSQKHIASAYAGIDYVKQTAKFADSKLELQSPEIYSAQVGLSHTAILPNGIWLNNIGVEQGFAKNTEHTPFDKRYTSVSLQSNLIQNRPLGKWIVRNHHQIDAQYSPHDLFATKEMDIVGYQNVRGFRSTSVSANSAVLLSNTVYFRRNTPHGIYIEPYLGADIGVAKNNNEGSQRTMGVVAGLNLGKADKWQFSADYGKGFARIPNQSNSEIQDHVTVSLRIPF, encoded by the coding sequence ATGTATAAATCCCGCCTTCTTCCCCTGCCCGTATTGATTCTCTCCGCGCTGAACGCCTATGCGGCCAATACGCCGAATCCGCTCGATCAAATCGATAAAAACGTACCCAACCAATTCGACAAAGACTTCCGCGACAACCTTGATCAGATCCATTCGGTTGAAATCCAAAAACGCGAGCAGTCGGCATGGGATTTACAGAAAAAACAAGATAACGACGCGGTTAAACAAGAGAGGCCGTCTGAAAACAATACCGAATGCTTGGATTACACGGGTATTGAGCTTTCCGGCATTACACTCATCGATTCCAAAAAGATTGAAGCCAAGCTCCCCAAATGCGTCAATCAAAACAGCATCAACCAACTGAACCGGGACATCGTTGCCGAGTATATCGCTCAAGGCTATCCGCATACGCAAATCAAATTTGAAACCACGCCCGAGCGTGTTTTGAAATTGGCCGTCATCGAAGGCAAAATCCGTGAGATTACCGGCGGCTCCCGTACAGTTAACGTCGACACCCTCTTCCCCAATCATCAAGGCAAACCGCTGAACATCCAATACCTCGACCAAGGTATCGAACAGGCAAACCATGTTGTCGGCAACAACGTCAGCATCGATGTTTATCCGCATGATGACGGCACCGCCTCCATCCAACTCAACAACGATGCCGAAAAACATTGGGGCGGCAGCATTACCATCGATAATAAAGGCAGCAAACCCAATACCACGACACTGCGCGGCAGCCTGAATATCGGCAGCCCGTTGGGATTGAGCGACTCCCTTTATCTAAACGGCTACACCAATCTAAACAACCACGACAGCCATTACAGTCGAGGCGGCAGCCTGTTCTACCAAGTTCCTTATGGCGCATGGACATTCAGCACTTACGCTGCCGCGTCGCAATCGCAAAGCATCCTAACGCCCAGCGTAACGCGCTACGCCTACCGCTCCCAATCCAAAGCGGCAGGAATCAAAGCAGACCGTGTATTCTCACGCAGTCAAAAACACATTGCCTCCGCCTATGCCGGCATCGATTATGTGAAACAGACTGCAAAATTTGCCGACAGCAAACTGGAATTGCAAAGCCCTGAAATCTATTCGGCACAAGTCGGCCTGTCGCATACAGCCATCCTGCCAAACGGCATTTGGCTCAACAATATCGGCGTAGAACAAGGGTTTGCGAAAAATACCGAACATACGCCGTTCGACAAGCGCTATACCTCTGTATCCTTGCAAAGCAATTTGATTCAAAACCGTCCATTGGGTAAATGGATCGTGCGCAACCATCACCAAATCGATGCCCAATATAGCCCGCATGATTTGTTTGCCACCAAAGAAATGGACATCGTCGGTTATCAAAATGTACGCGGTTTCCGTTCGACTTCTGTGAGCGCAAACAGCGCAGTCCTGTTGAGCAATACCGTTTATTTCCGCCGCAATACGCCCCACGGTATCTATATCGAGCCTTATCTGGGTGCAGACATCGGCGTTGCCAAAAACAATAACGAAGGTTCGCAACGCACCATGGGTGTGGTTGCAGGTTTGAATTTGGGCAAGGCGGACAAATGGCAATTTTCTGCCGACTATGGCAAAGGTTTTGCGCGCATACCCAACCAATCAAACAGCGAAATACAGGATCATGTGACTGTTTCTTTGCGCATTCCATTTTAA